One Nocardiopsis gilva YIM 90087 genomic window, GTCCGCGGTACAGGACCGGACCGGAATGGCTCGGGTCCCGACTGTGTTGACGGTGGGCGGCGCGGTGGCGGTCGTCTCGATCGTTCTGTTCCCGACCGATCAGGGTCTGTACATCCTGGACGTCGCGGACCACTTCATCAACCAGTACGGGATCGCCCTCGCCGCGCTGGTCCTGGTGATCGTGGTCGCCTGGGTGGTGCGCGGCTTGAAGCCGCTGCAGGAACACGCCAACACGACCTCGGCGGTCCCGGTGGGCGCCTGGTGGCGTATCACGCTCGGCATCATCACCCCGCTCTTCCTGGGGTGGATGATGGCCCAGAGCCTCATCGGTGAGTTGACGGAGAACTACGGGGACTACGCAACCTGGTTCAACACCGCTGTCGGGTGGGGCGTGGCGATCGGCTCGATCGTCCTCGGCATCCTGATCTCCTTGGTGCCGTGGAAGAAGGGTACTGGGGCCGCAACAGATGAACCGTCCGCCGTCGAGGAAGGAAACCGCTGATGTCCGCCGGAGCCATCGTGATGCTTCTGATCTCCATCCTCATCGTGTGGGGTGGCCTGGTAGCAGCCATTGTCCTGCTGCGCAGGCACCCCGAAGAGCCGGAGGCTGACACACCGGCGGGTGCGGCAGACTGACGGTTCTCCACCGCGACACCTTCCAGGGCGGCGTCCCAGTCACGAGGCGCCGCCCTTTCGGTTCCAACCACCCAGCACGGTGTCATCGGAACAAGCCGCACCCGTCCCGGCCTTCGGGCCGCCATACGATCAACGGCTCAGGAAACTGGCCTCCCGTAGCATCTCCGTGCGCGCAATGAAATGTGCGGTCTCCTCATGGTTCGTCGATCCCGCCAGTTCCGCGAATCCGTCTCGGAATATCAGCCGGAGCTGGGTCCTTCCCGGGCTAGGGACGGATCCGAGATCATCGCTTGCCGACAGCCTGCGCATCAGCTGTGGCACGTCGTACCGATATTCCCGTTCTGCGGTCCAGTAGCCGACCCCCTCCATGGTCTGCAATTCTGCCTCCGGGTATCCGCGACGCACCGGGTCAGGCAAAGGACGCGTATCCAAGTCGAACGAAACCACCTCGCTGGCTACACCGCGCCATTTAGATGGGATCATTCCCAGCAACTCCTCATCGCGCCATCGCGCAACCAGTTCATCGAACTCCAGCGACGAGAAACAGAGCTCCAGTGCTGGCGATAGCGAGTCTGGGTCGGCGGTTGAGCTCTCGGCGGAACGTACCAGGAGCCTCGCCCCCGCGTCGTCCTGCTTCTCAATGAACCCCGCCAGAGACAGAATCAGCTCAGACTGGGTCACACCCCCGATTGCCCGTACGGCTGGAAACACGTTTCGCAGCACCATGTTCTCCGCCAGCAGGCGCGCCCAGAAGAGAAAACGCTGCATGCGAAGGTTCTCCTCAAGGCTCACATCCTTATTCGCCAATACATACTCGAAGTCATCCCGCTCTCCCCGAACAGTGATGAAACCGTACAGGTCACGCCTTTGCGTATAGTCAGTGTTGGGAAGAAGGAGAAGTGGGTATGCAGCTATTCGGGATACGTATCGTGAAAGTTCGTCATAGCCGGCGAGAAAAGTCTCGGGAGTCTCACCCGGAGCCCCCCAGATGAGTTCCGCATACGCATCAAGACCCTCCTGGTTCAGCCATTCGGCAAGCTCCTTCCACTGATTGATCTTCATGTTCCTGCGGTTCATGTTCTCCAAGGTGTTCGCATCGAGAGTCTGGAGCGCCAGGGTGAATGAACTCTGCAGGCCGGCATCGCGCATCAGCTTGACGATCTTGTAGAACATCGCGTTCTTGTTCTTGGCCCACGAGGTCTCCAGAGCCAGCGGATATCCGTACTCTTCCTTGACCTCGATAAGACTCTCGACGAACTCCATATCCTGCGGGAGCATCCCGAAGTTTGCGTCACACAGAACGATCGTCTCTGCTTTTGCCTGCGCCAACATGACCAACTCCGCCTTGAGCCGGTCCCGTGAGAACGCCCGAACCTTCTGTCCGACCGCGCCGCCCCAGTAGCAGAAGGAACAGTGGTAGGGACACCCCCTATTCGTCTCCATCAGGGCAACGTCGTAGCGGAACTCCCCGTCAGCATCCAGGAGGGGAATCGCTCCTGTCAGCACCGGTGAGGGGAGCTCGTCGAGATCCTCGATCCGCGGCCTCGGCGGTGTGGTCACCACGTGTCTGTCCTCGGATCGAAAGGAGATATCAGCGATCTTCTCGTAGTCGCCGCCGTCGAGAACAGTATCAAGGATTTCCTGTATGGTGAACTCACCTTCACCATTGACAATAACGTCGACGTGCGGACAGTTCCGGAAGACACGGTCCGCTTGATTGGCTACATGGTTCCCGCCAAAAATGATCAGGGAACGAGGATTCGCCTGCTTGAGCGTCTCGGCCACCGCGGAGAACTGATTGACATTCCACCCGAGCACCGAGAACCCAACAACATCGGGGGCGCCGCCTTCAAGTAGCCGAATCGCCATTTCGAGCGGCGTGACGCTACCAGGGAAGTTCTCGATCTCGACCTGGCACTCGTCGCCGAGCGTCGCGTTCTCTCGAATAGCTGCCGCCATGTAGCCGGCGGCGAGCGGCATCGACTCCTTCGACATATGCCATACGCCTTGCTGGACAATTTTCACTCTGAGCATGGAAAACACCTATCCGGAGGGAGGTGAGTCACGAGGGCTGGATGGCGGGATGGCCGGCATGCGGCTTGTCTACAGACGGAGAACTCGCCCTACAGTTCCGTGCCTTGGTGCGGCGGCACGGATCAAGCGCAGCTGCGACTGCGCCTGCGACTTCGAATTGATCGGGACCGTGGGGTGTTCATCCTCAGAGTGCACTCAGTCCTCTGTCAATAGTAAATATCGCTGCACGTAGCGTCCCCACGAACAGGTGGATCCTCTCTGGAGAACGCTCCATCCACGGCACTGAAGTGCGGAAACCACTTCGCAGGGCAACGCCATCGAACAAAACACGGTCTATGCGCGGAAGGTGCAGGTCACGGATTTCCGAGGATCTTCGAGCAGCGAATACTTTGAGCGTCAGGGCAGAGGAGTGCCCTTCGGTAAAAAATTCATGAAGTTCCGGCTTGGTCCCCGGCCTGTCGAATATTATTCAGCGTCTCAACGAATCAAGCAATAATGTTCAGGCGAGGTGACGAAGTCGATGTGAACTGGCAGGGTGCGGCTCTGCAGGGGAGAGGCCGATCGGCCTCTCCCCTGCAGAGTTGATTCGGTCGGCCGGATCCGGCTGACGCCCGTTTGATAGATCGGGTAGTGTTCCCCCGGCGAAGGAGGCATCGATGAATCAGAGTTCAGCTCTGCCTAACTCGGGGCACGCAGGCATCGCCACTGCCGCAGCGGCCCCCGTAACATCGGACGACCCTGTTCATTGTGTGGTGATCATCGATGACGCACTTCCCCGCTGGTTGGCCGCCAACACTGCGGCCGTACTCGGGGTCGCCCTAGGCGGCCATGGACTTATTGAGATCGGCCCAGGACTTCCTGACGCCGAAGGTGAACACCATCCTGGTATCGGAACTATGCCGCTTCCCGTTCTTACTGCGCAGCGAGAAGAGCTTTCTGCACTCCGCACCAAGGCTCGCGAACTCGGCCTGTACGTAATTGACTTCAATGATGCGGCGCGCCAGAGTCGCAACTACGATGAATACAAAGAAAAGCTTTCCGGAAAGCCCGTGGGCTACCTCGGGCTGGCCCTATATGGAAAGAAACAGGCCATCAGGTCCATCGCTGGAAATCTGAAGAGCCTGCGCTAGTCACGTGTGTCGCCAAGCCCTGTTCGACCTCAATTGCCAAGTCGAGATAAGTCATGATGCTTGACTATGCATCAACATTAAAGGAGGACGGGTAGATGGTTCCCAAGAAGTGGATAACGTTCACCACCGACTATGGTCTGGAAAACAAGTTCGTCGGAGTCTGTCACGGGGTCATGGCGAAAATCGCCCCCGAATCTCGAGTGCTCGATGTCACGCACCTCGTCCCCCGGGGCGACATCAAGCACGGCGCAGAGATCTTCCGTCAGGCGATCCCTTATCTTCCGGATGGAGTGCACGTAGCCGTTGTGGACCCGGGCGTCGGTACGGCGCGTAAGCCCGTAGTACTGGTCGTCGGGGAACAACTGTTCGTCGGTCCTGACAATGGGATGCTGCTCCGCGCGGCAGATGAACTGGGTGGCGTCGACGCCGCCTACGATATCTCGAATCCGGATTACCGCCTGATCGACGTGTCATCAACGTTCCACGGCCGCGATATTTTTGCTCCTGCTGGTGCGTATCTTGCTGCCGGGGTATCCCCGGCCGAGTTCGGTCCCCCTATTCCAGTTGACGACCTGATCAGGATCCCCCAGCCAGCGCGAAGTTTTGACGGCGCCGTTTTCCAGGGTGAGGTTCTCATCGAAGACAGGTTCGGTAACCTTCAGACGTCGCTGGACTCCGAATTCCTTGAGAGTAACGGAGCCAGGCTCGGCGCGACGCTCGAGGTCTCCACTGAGTCGAATAGATACAACATCCCCTATGTCGAAACCTTCGGCAGTGTGGGTGAAGGGGAACTGCTTGCACACGTCGACTCGGCGGACCGCCTGGCGCTGGCGGTTAACCTAGGGAGCGCATCACGAACACTTGGACTGCATGAAGGCGGCTCGTTCACCCTCCGGGTTGCCTAGCTCCAATCCACAACAGCAGCCGCAGTAGCAGCCCGGACCGAATATGGGGGCTGAGGTGGCGACCGACTCGGTCGCCACCTCAGCCTGGAGATCGGAGCATGCGAAAGAATGACCAGAAGGGTGTCTTCGATTGCGGTTGCAAAAAGGATGAAATGTAATGATCCGCAGTTCATTAATGGCTAGGCAAGACTTCTGGCGAGTGCCATCCATATACCGAGGGCCACGAGCGCCA contains:
- a CDS encoding DUF2000 domain-containing protein encodes the protein MNQSSALPNSGHAGIATAAAAPVTSDDPVHCVVIIDDALPRWLAANTAAVLGVALGGHGLIEIGPGLPDAEGEHHPGIGTMPLPVLTAQREELSALRTKARELGLYVIDFNDAARQSRNYDEYKEKLSGKPVGYLGLALYGKKQAIRSIAGNLKSLR
- a CDS encoding KedN5 family methylcobalamin-dependent radical SAM C-methyltransferase translates to MLRVKIVQQGVWHMSKESMPLAAGYMAAAIRENATLGDECQVEIENFPGSVTPLEMAIRLLEGGAPDVVGFSVLGWNVNQFSAVAETLKQANPRSLIIFGGNHVANQADRVFRNCPHVDVIVNGEGEFTIQEILDTVLDGGDYEKIADISFRSEDRHVVTTPPRPRIEDLDELPSPVLTGAIPLLDADGEFRYDVALMETNRGCPYHCSFCYWGGAVGQKVRAFSRDRLKAELVMLAQAKAETIVLCDANFGMLPQDMEFVESLIEVKEEYGYPLALETSWAKNKNAMFYKIVKLMRDAGLQSSFTLALQTLDANTLENMNRRNMKINQWKELAEWLNQEGLDAYAELIWGAPGETPETFLAGYDELSRYVSRIAAYPLLLLPNTDYTQRRDLYGFITVRGERDDFEYVLANKDVSLEENLRMQRFLFWARLLAENMVLRNVFPAVRAIGGVTQSELILSLAGFIEKQDDAGARLLVRSAESSTADPDSLSPALELCFSSLEFDELVARWRDEELLGMIPSKWRGVASEVVSFDLDTRPLPDPVRRGYPEAELQTMEGVGYWTAEREYRYDVPQLMRRLSASDDLGSVPSPGRTQLRLIFRDGFAELAGSTNHEETAHFIARTEMLREASFLSR
- a CDS encoding methionine/alanine import family NSS transporter small subunit codes for the protein MSAGAIVMLLISILIVWGGLVAAIVLLRRHPEEPEADTPAGAAD
- a CDS encoding SAM hydrolase/SAM-dependent halogenase family protein; its protein translation is MVPKKWITFTTDYGLENKFVGVCHGVMAKIAPESRVLDVTHLVPRGDIKHGAEIFRQAIPYLPDGVHVAVVDPGVGTARKPVVLVVGEQLFVGPDNGMLLRAADELGGVDAAYDISNPDYRLIDVSSTFHGRDIFAPAGAYLAAGVSPAEFGPPIPVDDLIRIPQPARSFDGAVFQGEVLIEDRFGNLQTSLDSEFLESNGARLGATLEVSTESNRYNIPYVETFGSVGEGELLAHVDSADRLALAVNLGSASRTLGLHEGGSFTLRVA